The genomic DNA GCAACAGTTGACAGCATACCGACTTGTGCTGACCAAGAGGATTATGTAGCGATGGGGTACAATTCAGCGAAAAAAGCTAGGGAAGTAGCGCAAAGGCTTGAGTATGTCTTAGCAATTGAGCTGTTGTCGATATATAATGCTCATCAATTTGTGGAAAGCGAACTTACACCTGGATCTGCTTCAACAGCGGTTTTGGAATGCATTAGGCAATCAATACCAAATATGGCTGAGGACACGTATCTTTACCCTTATTTAGAACGATTGAAGGATTTTATTCATTCAGGTGAGATCATTTCAGTCGTAGAAGAGAAACTTGGTAAGTTACTGTAAATGTATATTATAAAAATTGTTTATTATATATAGAATGTTTAGGAGGCAATCAAGATGGAACAAACAAAAACAGAAAAAGTCATCCGCTATCGCGGACCAGAATTAAATACCAAAGGCTGGTTACAGGAGGCTGCACTTCGGATGTTAATGAATAATTTAGATCCTGAGGTTGCGGAAAGACCAGAAGATCTCGTTGTGTATGGTGGGATTGGAAAAGCGGCACGAAACTGGGAATGCTTTGATGCGATCGTTAAGTCGCTAAAGGAATTAGAAAATGATGAGACACTATTGGTTCAATCAGGGAAACCGGTTGCGATTTTTAAATCACACACTGATGCACCGCGGGTATTAATCGCAAATTCGAATATTGTCCCCGCTTATGCAAATTGGGAAACTTTCCATGAGCTAGACAAAAAAGGGTTAATGATGTACGGACAAATGACTGCAGGAAGCTGGATTTATATCGGTTCGCAAGGCATTGTCCAAGGGACCTATGAAACGTTTGCAGAGCTTGCAAAACAGCATTTTGGCGGTACACTCAAAAATACTATCACGGTAACGGCTGGTCTAGGCGGTATGGGTGGAGCTCAACCACTTGCTGTAACGATGAATGGTGGCGTTTGTATTGGCATTGATGTAGATGAAAGCCGAATCGATCGTCGTATTGAAACTCGTTATACGGATGTAAAAACAGATTCCTTGGACAAAGCAATCGAAATGGCTAAAACCGCAAAGCTTGCAGGTGAAGCTCTCTCTATCGGATTGATTGGAAATGCGGCTGATATTCTACCAGAAATGATTGCTAAAGGATTTATCCCTGATATTGTGACAGATCAAACATCTGCACATGATCCACTTAACGGCTATGTTCCGTCTAAGATGTCTCTTGTTGAGGCTGCAAAATTACGAGTTGAAAATCCAGAAGAATATGTTAAGAAGTCAAAAGCTTCAATGGCTCAACATGTGCAATCCATGCTCGAGTTGATGGAAAAAGGCGCCATTACGTTCGATTACGGAAACAATATCCGTCAAGTTGCCAAGGATGAGGGCGTTGAAAATGCCTTTGACTTCCCAGGATTTGTTCCAGCCTATATTCGTCCTCAATTTTGTGAAGGAAAAGGACCATTTAGATGGGTCGCACTCTCAGGTGATCCAGAAGATATCTATAAACTGGACGAAGTGATATTACGTGAATTTAGTGATAATGACCATTTATGTAACTGGATTCGTATGGCGAAGGAAAAAATCCAATTCCAAGGGCTTCCATCTCGGATTTGTTGGCTTGGTTATGGAGAACGGGCACGCTTCGGTAAAATCATTAATGAAATGGTTGAAAAAGGTCAGCTCAAGGCTCCAATTGTCATTGGGCGTGATCATCTTGACTCAGGCTCAGTTGCGTCACCGAATCGTGAAACAGAATCAATGAAAGATGGATCTGACGTTGTAGCAGATTGGCCAATTTTAAATGCCATGATTAATGCAGTTGGCGGTGCTACATGGGTATCCTTACACCATGGTGGTGGAGTGGGCATGGGCTATTCAATGCACTCAGGAATTGTTATTGTGGCAGATGGAACGAAAGAAGCAGAGGCACGAATTGAACGTGTTCTGACAACAGATCCAGGAATGGGTGTTGTTCGCCATGTTGATGCTGGTTATGAATTAGCGAAGAAAACAGCACGTGAAAGAGGAGTAAACATTCCAATGTTAGAAATGGGGATTGAATAAGATGACAAGACCGA from Robertmurraya sp. FSL R5-0851 includes the following:
- the hutU gene encoding urocanate hydratase; amino-acid sequence: MEQTKTEKVIRYRGPELNTKGWLQEAALRMLMNNLDPEVAERPEDLVVYGGIGKAARNWECFDAIVKSLKELENDETLLVQSGKPVAIFKSHTDAPRVLIANSNIVPAYANWETFHELDKKGLMMYGQMTAGSWIYIGSQGIVQGTYETFAELAKQHFGGTLKNTITVTAGLGGMGGAQPLAVTMNGGVCIGIDVDESRIDRRIETRYTDVKTDSLDKAIEMAKTAKLAGEALSIGLIGNAADILPEMIAKGFIPDIVTDQTSAHDPLNGYVPSKMSLVEAAKLRVENPEEYVKKSKASMAQHVQSMLELMEKGAITFDYGNNIRQVAKDEGVENAFDFPGFVPAYIRPQFCEGKGPFRWVALSGDPEDIYKLDEVILREFSDNDHLCNWIRMAKEKIQFQGLPSRICWLGYGERARFGKIINEMVEKGQLKAPIVIGRDHLDSGSVASPNRETESMKDGSDVVADWPILNAMINAVGGATWVSLHHGGGVGMGYSMHSGIVIVADGTKEAEARIERVLTTDPGMGVVRHVDAGYELAKKTARERGVNIPMLEMGIE